Proteins from a single region of Budorcas taxicolor isolate Tak-1 chromosome 7, Takin1.1, whole genome shotgun sequence:
- the LOC128051589 gene encoding 60S ribosomal protein L12-like, whose protein sequence is MSSLAPKVGPLGLSPKTVGDDTAMATGDWMGPRMTMKLTTQNRQAQIEVVPSASTLIMKALKEPPRVRKRQKNIKHSENITFDETVNIAWQMQHRSLARELSRTIKEIPRTAQSVGCNVDGCHPQTS, encoded by the coding sequence ATGTCTTCTCTGGCCCCCAAGGTCGGCCCCCTGGGTCTGTCTCCAAAAACTGTTGGTGATGACACTGCCATGGCAACTGGTGATTGGATGGGTCCGAGAATGACAATGAAACTGACCACTCAGAACAGACAGGCTCAGATTGAGGTGGTACCTTCTGCTTCTACACTGATTATGAAAGCCCTCAAGGAACCACCAAGAGtcagaaagaggcagaaaaacaTTAAACACAGTGAAAATATCACTTTTGATGAGACTGTCAACATTGCTTGGCAGATGCAGCATCGATCTCTAGCTAGAGAACTCTCTAGAACCATTAAAGAAATCCCGAGGACTGCTCAGTCTGTGGGCTGCAATGTTGACGGCTGCCACCCTCAGACATCATAG